The nucleotide sequence CCGAGTTTTCTGCGCTGGTCCGAGACGTTTTAATATTCCAGTCTTTATCTCTGACTTTGGAGGATTCATAGGGTTGTGTAAAGCATAGATTCTGGATTTCGCCTCTATTGACCGCAGCCTGTAGGCGAACGATCGCAGCCATATCCTTGTTGGTACATTTGCCAGCCTCGAGCAGGATGAGAACAGCCTTGCGGTGGCGCTCTAAAAAAACGCCGGATGCAAGCACCTGATGAACGACGGTTTCGATAGTCATAACGATCTGCCCGACAAGTCAATAATGAGTGGTCGTACCAAATATTTCTGATGGCAGTATTGAGATCTGGAGTTTTTTAATGGGCTTTAAGAGGTTGTGCAACAGTCCAGAATGCCGATCGGAGATTCGCCAGCAGCATCCAAATTGAAGGTTTAAAAATCAGTGCATTAGCTTGGCCCTCCATCTGGAGATTCACGATCTCTTCAGGAATAGTGCTAATACAAAAAGGGGCCGAAATCGACCGATTAGAGGCAGCGCCCAATGACCTTTTGATGCCTTAGGAAGTTCCTTTACGATGACCTGGCCCCAGAGAGAACGATGTAAGCCTCGCGCGAAATACTTACTGCCTATACATTTTTATTTTAAGAATTGAATGTGGAGATAGTATGGAGGGATTGGAACTAGTAATGAAGTTCTGTTAAGCGATCGCTCAATTGTTGAAGTCGGGCATGGGCCAGTGCAATGCTCTTGCAATCTGCTCGGCCAAAGAAAGGGGATTCGATGCTTTAGAGATGACAGCAGCGACATTGCGCAAGCTGGACGAACTCCAATCTGCAGGTCTGCCCTCGACGATCGCGATGACGGGGAGGTTTTCAGTGGAGGGATGGGTAAGAACCCTCAGCAGATCTTCTTCCCCCCTATCTCCATCCAGCAAAATAGCGTCGAGTTCGGCTCGCTCTGCGATCTCCACCCCCTCGTCGATTGAGTTGGCGGATAGCACCTCCCAATCAGATGCCATTCTCAGGCCGAGTTGGATGACCTTCCAATAGTCATCTGAGTGAACGAGCAGCAGAATCCTTTTTGGTTTCGCCTGACACATCCTGATGTTCTCTGCACTGGACGACGCAATGCGAGGGAAATTTCACTCGGCCATCACTGGCTAGATTGCACAGATCGAAGGCCATTCGAATACTTCCCAGTATGGAATGCCGTACAAGCAAATTGCGAAAAATACGTAAAATTACATCTTTTGGTCGAATGCAATTGTGTAGAATTATGGCGTCCATCCCAGAATATTGGTAATGCGTTCGGCAAGCTCGAGTGCATCGAAGGGTTTGACGATCGCCCCCGCAGCCTCCAGATCGGATACACCGTTCGGAGCACCGCCTCGAACTTTAGCCGTGAGCAAGATAACGGGAATTTTCTGGGTTTGAGGGTCCGCTTGCAGTTGCCTAAAGGTAGCAATTCCGTCCATATCGGGCATCATCACATCTAGCAGAATGGCGTCTGGCTGTTCGGTTTTAGCCATCTCAAGGCCTTCCGCTCCCGACGTTGCGGTCAGCACCTCCCAGCCCGCTGTCATCTTGAGACCAATTCGAACGACGGCAAGAATCCCCTCTTCGTCATCGACGATCAGGATGCGTTTGGGGATCATGCCTGTGCGCTCCAGTTGGCAACGTGAAATAAAAGGTACTGCCTCGACCTGGAGTGCTTTCAGCCCAGATCTGGCCGCCGTGCTGCTCGACAATACTGCGGCAAATGGCTAAGCCCAGGCCCGTTCCCCCTTTTTGGCGAGTCGTGGATGCGTCGAGCTGCTGGAAGCGCTCGAAGATGTTCTTCAGCCGATCTGCAGGGATTCCCTGCCCCCGATCTATAACAGAGAACAATACCTCATTTCCTCGTTCTCGAACATTTATCCAAACGGTACTGTCCTCGGGCGAGAATTTAATTGCGTTACCCATCAGATTGGTTAGGGTTTGCATAATATAGTCGGGATCGGCCCAGATCGACAG is from Synechococcus sp. PCC 7336 and encodes:
- a CDS encoding two-component system response regulator, encoding MASDWEVLSANSIDEGVEIAERAELDAILLDGDRGEEDLLRVLTHPSTENLPVIAIVEGRPADWSSSSLRNVAAVISKASNPLSLAEQIARALHWPMPDFNN
- a CDS encoding response regulator, coding for MIPKRILIVDDEEGILAVVRIGLKMTAGWEVLTATSGAEGLEMAKTEQPDAILLDVMMPDMDGIATFRQLQADPQTQKIPVILLTAKVRGGAPNGVSDLEAAGAIVKPFDALELAERITNILGWTP